A region of Siniperca chuatsi isolate FFG_IHB_CAS linkage group LG23, ASM2008510v1, whole genome shotgun sequence DNA encodes the following proteins:
- the elk3 gene encoding ETS domain-containing protein Elk-3 has product MESSITLWQFLLQLLLDQSHKHLICWTSNDGEFKLLKSEEVAKLWGLRKNKTNMNYDKLSRALRYYYDKNIIKKVIGQKFVYKFVSFPEILKMDPAVVESGRSSEESGSAMSEPEAEDEDGGGRNQYLHSGLYSSFTVSSLQGSLEQHRPIKMEPRSDRHDDNSSVIRFITNRGHSSLPSTPPPSSTETSNSSRPSPRQACSSSCSSSPPQSPAHTLWRGRGQSTDTNELEQSAQPLNLSSGQRERVRSQSTTTPERRGLANSAPLKSRKPKGLEISASSLLLTGSDLVSIALNSPALPSGSLTPAFLTAQTPSGLLLAPSPLLSNIHFWSSLSPVGPLSPAQLQSHAPLFQFPTLLNGPIPVPFPSVDAPSPLLLSSSSHKS; this is encoded by the exons ATGGAGAGTTCCATCACACTCTGGcagttcctgctgcagctgctgctcgaCCAAAGCCACAAACATCTCATCTGCTGGACGTCCAACGACGGCGAGTTCAAGCTGCTTAAGTCAGAGGAAGTGGCCAAGCTGTGGGGGCTGCGCAAGAACAAGACCAACATGAACTATGACAAGCTGAGCAGAGCCCTGCGCTACTACTACGACAAA AACATCATTAAGAAGGTGATTGGTCAGAAGTTCGTCTACAAGTTTGTGTCATTCCCTGAGATTTTGAAGATGGACCCTGCGGTGGTGGAGTCGGGCCGCAGCAGCGAGGAAAGCGGGAGTGCAATGTCAGAGCCTGAGGCTGAAGACGAGGATGGGGGTGGGAGAAACCAATACCTACACTCCGGCCTGTACTCCTCCTTCACCGTCAGCTCCCTGCAGGGCTCCTTAGAACAGCACCGGCCGATCAAGATGGAGCCCAGATCCGATCGCCATGACGACAACTCCTCCGTCATCCGATTCATAACCAACCGTGGccactcctccctcccctccaccccacccccaTCCTCGACTGAGACCTCCAATTCCTCTAGACCGTCTCCTCGTCAGGCCTGCTCttcctcttgctcctcctccccACCACAAAGCCCCGCCCACACACTGTGGAGGGGGCGGGGCCAGAGCACAGACACTAATGAGTTAGAGCAGAGTGCTCAACCTCTAAACCTGTCATCTggtcagagggagagagtgaggtCACAGAGCACAACAACACCAGAGAGGAGGGGATTGGCCAATAGTGCGcctttgaaaagcagaaaacCCAAAGGCTTGGAAATCTccgcctcctctctcctcctgacAGGAAGTGACCTCGTCTCCATTGCTCTCAACAGCCCGGCACTGCCTTCAGGGTCCCTGACCCCTGCCTTCCTCACCGCACAG ACGCCATCTGGTCTGCTGCTCGCTCCCAGTCCTCTACTCTCCAATATCCATTTCTGGTCCAGCCTGAGTCCAGTGGGACCCCTCAGCCCTGCCCAACTCCAGAGCCATGCCCCCCTCTTTCAG TTCCCCACACTGCTGAATGGACCCATCCCTGTGCCTTTTCCTAGCGTGGacgctccctctcctctgctgctctcctccagcTCCCACAAGTCCTGA